Proteins encoded in a region of the Rhodococcus sp. SBT000017 genome:
- the ftsH gene encoding ATP-dependent zinc metalloprotease FtsH: MNRKTVIRNLAIVFGILLVIYAFSYFGNDTRDWTTVDTSVAIAQLDDRNVASAQIDDREQQIRLTLKEANEASDNQTQIIAKYPDSASEQIFDKVDSQGLDSYNTTVTQESWFSSFLLLILPMVLILGVIIFVMSRMQGGGRGGVMGFGKSKAKQLTKDMPKTTFADVAGADEAVEELYEIKDFLQNPARYQALGAKIPRGVLLYGPPGTGKTLLARAVAGEAGVPFFTISGSDFVEMFVGVGASRVRDLFEQAKQNSPCIIFVDEIDAVGRQRGAGMGGGHDEREQTLNQLLVEMDGFGERTGVILIAATNRPDILDPALLRPGRFDRQIPVGAPDLAGRRAILKVHSAGKPVAQDADLEGLAKRTVGMSGADLANVINEAALLTARENGTVITEASLEESVDRVVGGPRRKSRIISEHERKITAYHEGGHTLAAWAMPDIEPVYKVTILARGRTGGHAMTVPEDDKGLMTRSEMIARLVMAMGGRAAEELVFHEPTTGASSDIDQATKIARAMVTEYGMSSKLGAVRYGQEQGDPFLGRSMGQQSDFSHEVAREIDEEVRKLIEAAHTEAWAILNEYRDLLDTLASELLERETLTRKDLEKIFHSVTKRPRITLFNDFGDRKPSDKPPVKTPRELAAERGEPWPPVPPAPKQLPPQQFPQPSYAGSPQLSKGGYPNGSNGYNGAPTNGTPTNGAPSNGAPSNGGPVNGAPTNGDVDAPNTGGGRRSAPATGGFNGGGYNGGYGGPVNGGAPNGGGYSEGYRRQEPRPSGPSQGSRPDYGAPAGWSAPGWPPRDQSSVPRYQGPTTPPAANQPNREQPESDRPDQNRYEPPQGQPPTYRQHPTYQQPQAYQPPTAAPSNQPPSNQPPEYQQPQYQPDPFRPDARDQGRTSRHEPPYGQNQDGAAPAEASPPTWEVPTPSQSYPLPGDDRPSNSPSEDSRRDERAEDDGDEGPRTQRWEGPGGSYR, encoded by the coding sequence ATGAATCGGAAGACAGTAATACGAAATCTTGCCATCGTTTTCGGCATTCTGTTGGTGATCTATGCCTTCAGTTACTTCGGTAACGACACGCGGGACTGGACGACGGTCGACACCTCGGTGGCGATCGCCCAGCTCGACGACCGAAACGTCGCATCCGCGCAGATCGACGACCGCGAACAGCAGATCCGACTCACGCTGAAAGAGGCCAACGAGGCCTCGGACAACCAGACTCAGATCATCGCGAAGTATCCGGACTCCGCGTCCGAGCAGATCTTCGACAAGGTCGACTCGCAGGGCCTGGACAGCTACAACACCACCGTCACCCAGGAGAGCTGGTTCAGCTCCTTCCTGCTCCTGATCCTCCCGATGGTGCTGATCCTCGGCGTGATCATCTTCGTGATGAGCCGCATGCAGGGTGGCGGACGCGGTGGCGTCATGGGCTTCGGCAAGTCCAAGGCCAAGCAGCTGACGAAGGACATGCCCAAGACCACCTTCGCCGACGTCGCAGGCGCGGACGAGGCAGTCGAAGAGCTCTACGAGATCAAGGACTTCCTGCAGAACCCGGCGCGCTACCAGGCGCTCGGTGCCAAGATTCCCCGCGGTGTGCTGCTGTACGGCCCTCCCGGAACCGGTAAGACGCTGCTCGCGCGCGCCGTCGCGGGCGAGGCCGGCGTGCCGTTCTTCACCATCTCCGGTTCGGACTTCGTCGAGATGTTCGTCGGTGTCGGTGCGTCCCGTGTGCGTGACCTGTTCGAGCAGGCCAAGCAGAACAGCCCCTGCATCATCTTCGTCGACGAGATCGACGCCGTCGGTCGTCAGCGCGGCGCAGGCATGGGCGGCGGTCACGACGAGCGCGAGCAGACACTCAACCAGCTCCTCGTCGAGATGGACGGCTTCGGTGAGCGCACCGGCGTCATCCTCATCGCCGCCACCAACCGGCCCGACATCCTCGACCCCGCGCTGCTGCGTCCGGGCCGCTTCGATCGCCAGATCCCGGTCGGTGCCCCCGACCTGGCCGGCCGTCGGGCGATCCTGAAGGTGCACTCGGCGGGCAAGCCCGTTGCCCAGGACGCCGACCTCGAAGGTCTCGCCAAGCGAACCGTCGGAATGTCCGGTGCCGACCTGGCCAACGTGATCAACGAAGCAGCACTTCTCACCGCTCGCGAGAACGGCACCGTCATCACCGAGGCGTCCCTCGAGGAGTCGGTGGACCGCGTCGTCGGTGGCCCGCGCCGCAAGAGCCGCATCATCAGTGAGCACGAGCGCAAGATCACCGCGTATCACGAAGGTGGACACACCCTCGCAGCGTGGGCGATGCCCGACATCGAGCCCGTCTACAAGGTCACCATCCTCGCTCGCGGTCGCACCGGCGGCCACGCGATGACGGTGCCCGAGGACGACAAGGGCCTGATGACGCGGTCGGAGATGATCGCTCGTCTCGTCATGGCCATGGGTGGCCGTGCGGCCGAGGAGCTCGTCTTCCACGAGCCGACCACCGGTGCGTCCTCGGACATCGACCAGGCCACCAAGATCGCTCGCGCGATGGTCACCGAGTACGGCATGAGCAGCAAGCTCGGAGCAGTCCGGTACGGGCAGGAACAGGGCGACCCGTTCCTCGGCCGTTCGATGGGACAGCAGTCCGACTTCTCGCACGAGGTCGCCCGCGAGATCGACGAGGAGGTGCGCAAGCTCATCGAGGCGGCGCACACCGAGGCGTGGGCCATCCTCAACGAGTACCGCGACCTGCTCGACACCCTTGCCTCGGAGCTGCTCGAACGTGAGACGCTCACCCGCAAGGACCTCGAGAAGATCTTCCACAGCGTCACCAAGCGGCCGCGCATCACCTTGTTCAACGACTTCGGTGATCGCAAGCCCTCGGACAAGCCGCCGGTCAAGACTCCGCGCGAACTCGCCGCCGAGCGCGGCGAGCCGTGGCCTCCGGTGCCGCCGGCCCCTAAGCAGCTTCCGCCGCAACAGTTTCCGCAGCCCAGCTACGCCGGTTCGCCGCAGCTGAGCAAGGGTGGTTACCCGAACGGAAGCAACGGATACAACGGTGCCCCGACCAACGGCACGCCCACCAACGGTGCTCCGTCGAACGGTGCCCCGTCGAACGGTGGACCGGTGAACGGCGCGCCCACCAATGGTGATGTCGATGCGCCGAACACCGGTGGTGGTCGACGCAGCGCCCCCGCAACCGGTGGCTTCAACGGCGGTGGCTACAACGGAGGTTACGGCGGCCCGGTCAACGGAGGTGCTCCCAACGGGGGCGGATACTCCGAGGGCTATCGCCGACAGGAACCTCGCCCGAGCGGTCCAAGCCAGGGCTCGCGTCCCGATTACGGTGCCCCGGCCGGATGGTCGGCTCCGGGATGGCCCCCGCGTGACCAGTCCTCGGTTCCCCGTTACCAGGGACCGACCACGCCGCCGGCTGCGAACCAACCGAACCGCGAGCAGCCGGAATCGGATCGACCGGACCAGAATCGGTACGAGCCGCCGCAGGGACAGCCGCCGACGTACCGACAGCACCCCACCTATCAGCAGCCACAGGCATATCAACCGCCCACCGCTGCGCCGTCGAACCAGCCGCCGTCGAACCAACCGCCGGAATATCAGCAGCCGCAGTATCAGCCGGATCCGTTCCGGCCGGACGCTCGGGACCAGGGTCGAACCTCTCGACACGAGCCCCCGTACGGCCAGAACCAGGACGGTGCTGCACCGGCCGAGGCGTCGCCTCCCACCTGGGAGGTTCCGACTCCGTCGCAGAGCTATCCGCTGCCCGGAGACGATCGTCCCTCGAACAGCCCGTCCGAGGACTCGCGGCGAGACGAGCGAGCCGAGGACGACGGCGACGAAGGTCCGCGGACCCAACGCTGGGAAGGGCCGGGCGGTTCGTACCGCTAG
- the folE gene encoding GTP cyclohydrolase I FolE: MEQTVAYATGAVFDQPRAEAAVRELLIAVGEDPDRPGLLDTPARVARSYREIFAGLYTDPDTALNTTFDEGHQELVLVRDIPMFSTCEHHLVSFHGVAHVGYIPGKSGKVTGLSKLARVVDMYAKRPQVQERLTSQIADALMRKLDPRGAIVVIEAEHLCMAMRGIRKPGASTTTSAVRGLLQSSAASRSEALDLILRK; this comes from the coding sequence GTGGAACAGACAGTGGCCTACGCCACCGGCGCGGTCTTCGACCAGCCTCGCGCCGAGGCCGCCGTGCGTGAGCTGTTGATCGCCGTCGGCGAGGATCCCGACCGTCCAGGTCTGCTCGACACCCCGGCCCGCGTTGCGCGTTCCTACCGCGAAATCTTCGCCGGGCTGTACACCGACCCGGACACGGCGCTGAACACGACGTTCGACGAGGGGCACCAGGAACTGGTTCTCGTCCGCGACATCCCCATGTTCTCAACGTGCGAGCACCACCTGGTCTCGTTCCACGGCGTTGCACACGTCGGCTACATCCCCGGCAAGAGCGGCAAGGTCACCGGCCTGTCGAAGCTCGCGCGCGTGGTGGACATGTACGCCAAGCGCCCCCAGGTGCAGGAACGCTTGACCAGCCAGATCGCCGACGCGTTGATGCGCAAGCTCGACCCGCGCGGTGCGATCGTCGTGATCGAGGCCGAGCACCTGTGCATGGCCATGCGCGGGATTCGCAAGCCGGGTGCAAGCACCACCACCTCCGCGGTGCGGGGTCTGTTGCAGTCCAGCGCGGCATCGCGTTCGGAAGCTCTGGACCTGATTCTGCGGAAATGA
- the folP gene encoding dihydropteroate synthase — translation MNPARSIPPAPVVMGVLNVTADSFSDGGRYLDVDAAVEHGLAMHRRGVDIVDVGGESTRPGADRIDPTLEAQRVVPVIAALAEAGVTTSVDTMRASVAEAAIEAGVSIVNDVSGGRADPAMAGVVADGGLPWILMHWRAAGSEYRHAGPADRYDDVVADVRSELLEQVDHAVAAGVDSAMLVLDPGLGFAKNADHNWQLLRGLPDLVSAGFPVLVGASRKRFLGSLLADDDGSPRPPDGREIATAVVSALAVAGGAWGVRVHDARASLDAVAVVRAWQGDRA, via the coding sequence ATGAACCCGGCGCGGAGTATCCCCCCGGCACCCGTCGTCATGGGTGTCCTCAACGTCACTGCCGATTCGTTCTCCGACGGCGGCCGGTACCTCGATGTCGATGCTGCCGTCGAACACGGGCTGGCGATGCATCGTCGCGGAGTCGACATCGTCGATGTCGGTGGTGAGTCGACGCGTCCCGGAGCAGACCGGATCGATCCGACTCTCGAAGCGCAGCGCGTCGTCCCGGTCATCGCCGCGCTGGCCGAAGCTGGTGTGACCACCAGCGTCGACACCATGCGCGCCTCGGTCGCCGAGGCCGCGATCGAGGCCGGGGTCTCTATCGTCAACGACGTCTCGGGCGGTCGGGCGGATCCGGCCATGGCCGGGGTGGTTGCGGACGGCGGACTGCCGTGGATCTTGATGCACTGGCGAGCCGCCGGATCCGAATACCGGCACGCCGGTCCAGCCGACCGGTACGACGACGTGGTCGCCGACGTCCGCAGCGAACTGCTCGAACAGGTCGATCACGCAGTGGCCGCGGGAGTGGACTCCGCGATGCTCGTGCTCGACCCCGGCCTCGGATTCGCCAAGAACGCCGATCACAACTGGCAACTGCTGCGTGGCCTTCCCGACCTGGTGTCGGCCGGCTTTCCGGTTCTCGTCGGTGCTTCCAGGAAGCGTTTTCTCGGATCGCTGTTGGCGGACGACGACGGTTCTCCGCGGCCGCCGGACGGGCGAGAGATCGCCACGGCCGTGGTGTCGGCGCTCGCCGTCGCCGGGGGAGCGTGGGGTGTTCGCGTGCACGACGCCCGAGCATCACTCGACGCGGTCGCCGTCGTACGGGCATGGCAGGGTGATCGGGCATGA
- the folB gene encoding dihydroneopterin aldolase encodes MSEISSRVGAGTRRGDRIELRGLTVCGNHGVFDFEKRDGQDFVVDITVWMDLRPAAETDDLTRTLHYGELAEHAAAVVAGPSRDLIETVSAEIAEVVLAYDSRVDAVEVVLHKPSAPIPLTFGDVAVVAYRERP; translated from the coding sequence ATGAGCGAGATCAGCAGCCGCGTCGGTGCCGGGACGCGTCGCGGCGACCGCATCGAACTGCGTGGCCTGACGGTGTGCGGCAATCACGGCGTCTTCGACTTCGAGAAGCGAGACGGGCAGGACTTCGTCGTCGACATCACCGTGTGGATGGACCTGCGGCCCGCGGCCGAGACCGACGATTTGACCCGAACCCTGCATTACGGAGAACTGGCCGAGCACGCCGCGGCCGTCGTCGCGGGCCCGTCCAGGGATCTGATCGAGACGGTTTCGGCCGAGATCGCCGAGGTCGTGCTGGCGTACGACTCGCGCGTCGACGCGGTGGAAGTGGTGCTGCACAAGCCGTCGGCCCCCATTCCGCTGACGTTCGGGGACGTTGCCGTGGTGGCGTACCGGGAGCGGCCGTGA